From the Lolium rigidum isolate FL_2022 chromosome 2, APGP_CSIRO_Lrig_0.1, whole genome shotgun sequence genome, one window contains:
- the LOC124686480 gene encoding urease accessory protein F-like, giving the protein MEQDHSASKKMRVDDAADSVMTEAPAPATASSMNQQLFWSQWQLLDSILPTGGFAHSYGLEAAMQSRIVNNPEDLRLFLIQAMENVGSLLLPFVYCASKSPDAPTWVKLDQLLEATLTNEVGRKASTSQGSALLRVAASVFTEIQALQDLRKTFLGSTSVSFHHAPIFGLICGLVGFDSETTQRAYMFVTMRDVISAATRLNLIGPLAASVLQHQVAPDAERMVQKWRDRDVSEASQTAPLLDALQGCHAYMFSRLFCS; this is encoded by the coding sequence ATGGAACAAGACCACTCGGCTTCGAAGAAAATGAGAGTGGACGATGCAGCCGATTCTGTGATGACTGAAGCACCTGCCCCTGCCACTGCATCAAGTATGAATCAGCAATTATTCTGGAGCCAGTGGCAGCTGCTGGACTCCATCCTTCCCACCGGGGGTTTCGCACACTCCTACGGCCTCGAAGCCGCTATGCAATCGCGCATAGTGAACAACCCAGAAGACCTGAGGTTATTTCTCATTCAAGCCATGGAGAACGTTGGCAGCCTGCTGCTTCCGTTCGTGTACTGCGCCAGCAAGTCTCCTGACGCCCCGACATGGGTCAAGCTAGATCAGCTGCTGGAAGCTACGTTGACGAACGAAGTCGGCAGGAAGGCGTCAACGTCGCAGGGCTCGGCCCTGTTGAGGGTGGCCGCGTCTGTCTTCACCGAAATTCAGGCTCTGCAAGACCTCCGGAAGACATTCCTCGGCTCCACGAGCGTGTCGTTTCACCATGCACCCATATTCGGGTTGATATGTGGGTTGGTCGGATTCGATAGCGAGACCACGCAGAGGGCTTACATGTTTGTGACGATGAGGGATGTGATCTCCGCAGCGACGAGGCTTAATCTGATCGGACCGCTTGCTGCTTCGGTGTTGCAGCACCAGGTTGCTCCAGATGCTGAGAGGATGGTGCAGAAGTGGAGGGACCGTGATGTCTCAGAAGCTTCACAGACCGCGCCACTGCTTGACGCGTTACAGGGCTGCCATGCTTACATGTTCTCTAGGCTGTTCTGCTCCTGA
- the LOC124686481 gene encoding 4-hydroxyphenylpyruvate dioxygenase-like gives MPPTPTTATGAAAAVPAVTPEHAPRSFPRVVRVNPRSDRFPVLAFHHVELWCADAASAAGRFAFALGAPLAARSDLSTGNSAHASLLLRSGALAFLFTAPYAPPPDDSAASASATASIPSFSAPAARAFAAAHGLAVRAVALRVADAAEAFRVSVAGGARPAFPPADLGHGYTLAEVELYGDVVLRFISYPDNNETNPPFLPGFSAVSSPGAVDYGLTRFDHVVGNVPEMAPVIAYMKGFLGFHEFAEFTAEDVGTAESGLNSVVLANNSEAVLLPLNEPVHGTKRRSQIQTYLDYHGGPGVQHIALASSDVLRTLREMRARTPMGGFEFMAPPQAKYYEGVRRIAGDVLSEEQIKECQELGVLVDRDDQGVLLQIFTKPVGDRPTFFLEMIQRIGCMEKDEVGQEYQKGGCGGFGKGNFSELFKSIEDYEKTLEAKQSVVAQ, from the exons ATGCCGCCCacccccaccaccgccaccggcgccgccgccgcagtcCCCGCCGTCACGCCAGAGCACGCGCCGCGGAGCTTCCCACGAGTGGTCCGCGTCAACCCGCGCAGCGACCGCTTCCCCGTGCTCGCCTTCCACCACGTCGAGCTCTGGTGCGCggacgccgcctccgccgccggccgcttcgCCTTCGCGCTCGGCGCGCCGCTCGCCGCCCGCTCCGACCTCTCCACTGGCAACTCCGCGCACGCCTCCCTCCTGCTCCGCTCGGGCGCGCTCGCCTTCCTCTTCACCGCCCCCTACGCCCCGCCCCCGGacgactccgccgcctccgcctccgccaccgcctccatccccTCCTTCTCCGCCCCCGCCGCGCGGGCCTTCGCCGCCGCCCACGGCCTCGCGGTGCGCGCCGTCGCCCTCCGCGTCGCCGACGCCGCCGAGGCCTTCCGCGTCagcgtcgccggcggcgcgcgcccGGCCTTCCCCCCCGCCGACCTCGGCCACGGCTACACCCTCGCCGAGGTCGAGCTCTACGGCGACGTCGTTCTCCGCTTCATCAGCTACCCTGACAACAACGAAACAAACCCCCCCTTCCTACCTGGCTTCTCGGCTGTCAGCAGCCCGGGGGCCGTCGACTACGGGCTGACCCGGTTCGACCACGTGGTGGGCAACGTGCCGGAGATGGCCCCGGTCATCGCCTACATGAAGGGCTTCCTGGGCTTCCACGAGTTCGCCGAGTTCACCGCCGAGGACGTCGGCACCGCCGAGAGCGGGCTCAACTCCGTCGTGCTCGCCAACAACTCCGAGGCCGTGCTGCTGCCGCTCAACGAGCCCGTGCACGGCACCAAGCGCCGCAGCCAGATTCAGACCTACCTCGACTACCACGGCGGGCCTGGCGTGCAGCACATCGCGCTCGCCAGTAGCGACGTGCTCAGGACGCTCAGGGAGATGCGCGCGCGCACGCCCATGGGTGGCTTTGAGTTCATGGCGCCGCCGCAGGCCAAGTACTACGAGGGCGTGCGGCGCATCGCGGGGGATGTGCTCTCGGAAGAGCAGATCAAGGAATGCCAGGAGCTCGGGGTGCTCGTCGACAGGGATGACCAAGGGGTGCTGCTCCAAATCTTCACCAAACCAGTAGGGGACAG GCCAACGTTTTTCCTGGAGATGATACAAAGAATCGGGTGCATGGAGAAGGACGAGGTCGGGCAAGAGTACCAGAAGGGTGGCTGTGGCGGGTTTGGCAAGGGCAACTTCTCCGAGCTGTTCAAGTCCATTGAGGATTATGAGAAGACCCTTGAAGCCAAGCAATCTGTTGTAGCTCAGTAA